A window of the Motacilla alba alba isolate MOTALB_02 chromosome 17, Motacilla_alba_V1.0_pri, whole genome shotgun sequence genome harbors these coding sequences:
- the LRSAM1 gene encoding E3 ubiquitin-protein ligase LRSAM1 isoform X5, producing MTALTYPDVSSQRFLMGPLQLARSCKKKVLIIHTNNLTSLVPKSCSLLSLITVKVLDLHDNQLASLPADIGQLAALQVLNLERNLLKSLPQSIGDLAQLQVLNVKGNKLRALPGSVSGLRSLRALDVSGNELQELPRVLAHARSLQMLTLDASAMTYPPADICSAGTEAIQQFLCKECGIAYYPPSQYLLPTLESDGGGTSVDGVDRTVEKYLEEESEWQNKFLDYEKRKERKTQEKLEFERRLNVGQREQALLVQQLNSHKDEILQTVREEQQRLEQGLSKHQRCLEEERLKLLQQLKDTEQGIASRIQKLLEDNQRQIRSSDILKSLENERIRMEQLMAITQEETEQLRRREVASAMQQMLAETYKNKLLQLTSESRRQDLVSQACSSLAEMDQKFQQILAWQHLDQNKAVSQILQQIEMQKTAFEALQVKKDLMHRQIRNQIKLIETELLQLTQLELKRQELDTETLQEAVMEQRQALGCLLQQLLKEKKQREEELQQILLEMEAKSETKQENYWLIQYQRLLNQKPLSLKLQEKGLEQQLVTLLLELSAEQYLPIFAHHRISLETLGTMSASDLEKLGVTEAGLQRAILRRAQEILAVASTIPELRRAEDSELPAGPEPSAPLEEPPGPAAPTAPPWDEKKSECVVCMEQEPQMIFLPCGHVCCCQGCCERLHSCPLCRQDIAQRIRIFHSA from the exons ATGACAGCCTTGACATATCCAGATGTGAGCTCTCAGAG gtTCCTTATGGGGCCTTTGCAACTTGCAAGGTCTTGCAAAAAAA AGGTACTGATTATTCATACCAATAATCTGACATCCTTAGTTCCAAagtcctgcagcctcctgagtCTCATAACTGTGAAG GTTCTGGATCTGCATGACAACCAGCTGGCATCACTTCCTGCTGATATTGGTCAGCTGGCAGCTCTTCAG GTCCTAAACCTTGAAAGGAATCTTTTAAAAAGCCTTCCACAATCTATAGGAGACCTTGCACAGCTCCAGGTCCTCAATGTTAAAG ggaacAAGCTGAGGGCGCTGCCCGGGAGCGTGAGCGGCCTGCGGAGCCTGCGGGCTCTGGATGTCAGTGGGAacgagctgcaggagctgccccgggTGCTGGCCCACGCCCGCAGCCTGCAG ATGCTGACCCTGGATGCCTCTGCCATGACCTACCCACCCGCTGACATCTGCAGTGCAGGTACAGAGGCCATCCAGCAGTTCCTCTGCAAAG AGTGTGGAATTGCATACTACCCTCCCTCACAGTACCTGCTCCCCACGCTGGAGAGCGATGGAGGAGGAACTTCAGTGGATGGGGTGGACAGGACAGTAGAGAAGTACCTGGAAGAGGAGAGTGAGTGGCAG aacaaattCTTGGATTATGAGAAGAGGAAG gaaagaaagacaCAGGAGAAGCTGGAATTTGAGCGGCGCTTGAACGTGGGGCAGCGCGAACAGGCCCTGCTGGTGCAGCAGCTCAACAGCCACAAGGATGAGATCCTGCAGACAGTGAGAGAG gagcagcagaggctggagcagggtctgTCGAAGCACCAGCGCTGtttggaggaggagaggctgaagctgctgcagcagctgaaggacacagagcagggcatTGCCAGCCGGAtccagaagctgctggaggACAACCAGAG gcaaataCGAAGTTCAGACATTTTGAAGTCCTTGGAGAATGAAAG AATCAGGATGGAACAGCTGATGGCAATAACCCAGGAGGAGACGGAGCAGCTGCGCAGGAGGGAAGTGGCCT ctgccatgCAGCAGATGCTGGCCGAGACCTACAAGAACAAGCTCCTCCAGCTGACCTCCGAGTCTCGTCGGCAGGACCTTGTCAGCCAGGCCTGCTCCAG CCTAGCTGAGATGGATCAGAAGTTCCAGCAAATCCTGGCTTGGCAGCATCTGGATCAGAACAAAGCTGTCAGTCAGATCTTGCAGCAG ATTGAGATGCAGAAAACTGCCTTTGAAGCTCTCCAGGTGAAGAAGGATCTTATGCACAGGCAGATCAGGAACCAG ATTAAATTAATAGAAACAGAGTTATTGCAGCTGACACAGCTGGAGTTAAAGAGGCAAGAACTGGACACAGAGACACTGCAG GAGGCGGTCATGGAGCAGCGCCAGGCACTcggctgcctcctgcagcagctgctcaaggAGAAGAAGCAAAGGGAGGAAGAACTGCAACAAATCCTG ctggaaatggaGGCAAAGAGCGAAACCAAGCAGGAGAACTACTGGCTGATCCAGTACCAGCGCCTGCTGAACCAGAAGCCCCTCTCCCTGAaactccag GagaagggtttggagcagcagctggtgaccctgctgctggagctctctgCTGAGCAGTACCTGCCAATCTTTGCTCACCACCGAATATCCCTGGAAACGCTCGGCACCATGAGTGCCAGTGACCTGGAGAAG CTCGGTGTGACAGAGGCTGGACTGCAGCGTGCCATCCTCAGGCGGGCTCAGGAGATCCTGGCTGTGGCCTCGACCATCCCAG AGCTGCGGAGGGCAGAGGACAGCGAGCTCCCTGCGGGCCCAGAGCCCAGCGCTCCCCTGGAGGAGCCCCCGGGCCCCGCGGCCCCCACGGCCCCACCGTGGGACGAGAAGAAGTCGGAGTGCGTTGTGTGCATGGAGCAGGAG ccccagatgattttcctgccctgtggccacgtctgctgctgccagggctgctgcgAGCGGCTCCACTCGTGTCCCCTGTGCCGCCAGGACATCGCCCAGCGCATCCGCATCTTCCACAGCGCCTAG
- the LRSAM1 gene encoding E3 ubiquitin-protein ligase LRSAM1 isoform X4, giving the protein MPLFSRKKKPSDEARKRLEYQMCLAKEAGADDSLDISRCELSEVPYGAFATCKVLQKKVLIIHTNNLTSLVPKSCSLLSLITVKVLDLHDNQLASLPADIGQLAALQVLNLERNLLKSLPQSIGDLAQLQVLNVKGNKLRALPGSVSGLRSLRALDVSGNELQELPRVLAHARSLQMLTLDASAMTYPPADICSAGTEAIQQFLCKECGIAYYPPSQYLLPTLESDGGGTSVDGVDRTVEKYLEEESEWQNKFLDYEKRKERKTQEKLEFERRLNVGQREQALLVQQLNSHKDEILQTVREEQQRLEQGLSKHQRCLEEERLKLLQQLKDTEQGIASRIQKLLEDNQRQIRSSDILKSLENERIRMEQLMAITQEETEQLRRREVASAMQQMLAETYKNKLLQLTSESRRQDLVSQACSSLAEMDQKFQQILAWQHLDQNKAVSQILQQIEMQKTAFEALQVKKDLMHRQIRNQIKLIETELLQLTQLELKRQELDTETLQEAVMEQRQALGCLLQQLLKEKKQREEELQQILLEMEAKSETKQENYWLIQYQRLLNQKPLSLKLQEKGLEQQLVTLLLELSAEQYLPIFAHHRISLETLGTMSASDLEKLGVTEAGLQRAILRRAQEILAVASTIPELRRAEDSELPAGPEPSAPLEEPPGPAAPTAPPWDEKKSECVVCMEQEPQMIFLPCGHVCCCQGCCERLHSCPLCRQDIAQRIRIFHSA; this is encoded by the exons AtgcctctcttctccaggaagaagaaacccagCGACGAAGCTCGGAAGCGCCTCGAGTACCAAATGTGCCTG GCAAAAGAAGCTGGTGCTGATGACAGCCTTGACATATCCAGATGTGAGCTCTCAGAG gtTCCTTATGGGGCCTTTGCAACTTGCAAGGTCTTGCAAAAAAAG GTACTGATTATTCATACCAATAATCTGACATCCTTAGTTCCAAagtcctgcagcctcctgagtCTCATAACTGTGAAG GTTCTGGATCTGCATGACAACCAGCTGGCATCACTTCCTGCTGATATTGGTCAGCTGGCAGCTCTTCAG GTCCTAAACCTTGAAAGGAATCTTTTAAAAAGCCTTCCACAATCTATAGGAGACCTTGCACAGCTCCAGGTCCTCAATGTTAAAG ggaacAAGCTGAGGGCGCTGCCCGGGAGCGTGAGCGGCCTGCGGAGCCTGCGGGCTCTGGATGTCAGTGGGAacgagctgcaggagctgccccgggTGCTGGCCCACGCCCGCAGCCTGCAG ATGCTGACCCTGGATGCCTCTGCCATGACCTACCCACCCGCTGACATCTGCAGTGCAGGTACAGAGGCCATCCAGCAGTTCCTCTGCAAAG AGTGTGGAATTGCATACTACCCTCCCTCACAGTACCTGCTCCCCACGCTGGAGAGCGATGGAGGAGGAACTTCAGTGGATGGGGTGGACAGGACAGTAGAGAAGTACCTGGAAGAGGAGAGTGAGTGGCAG aacaaattCTTGGATTATGAGAAGAGGAAG gaaagaaagacaCAGGAGAAGCTGGAATTTGAGCGGCGCTTGAACGTGGGGCAGCGCGAACAGGCCCTGCTGGTGCAGCAGCTCAACAGCCACAAGGATGAGATCCTGCAGACAGTGAGAGAG gagcagcagaggctggagcagggtctgTCGAAGCACCAGCGCTGtttggaggaggagaggctgaagctgctgcagcagctgaaggacacagagcagggcatTGCCAGCCGGAtccagaagctgctggaggACAACCAGAG gcaaataCGAAGTTCAGACATTTTGAAGTCCTTGGAGAATGAAAG AATCAGGATGGAACAGCTGATGGCAATAACCCAGGAGGAGACGGAGCAGCTGCGCAGGAGGGAAGTGGCCT ctgccatgCAGCAGATGCTGGCCGAGACCTACAAGAACAAGCTCCTCCAGCTGACCTCCGAGTCTCGTCGGCAGGACCTTGTCAGCCAGGCCTGCTCCAG CCTAGCTGAGATGGATCAGAAGTTCCAGCAAATCCTGGCTTGGCAGCATCTGGATCAGAACAAAGCTGTCAGTCAGATCTTGCAGCAG ATTGAGATGCAGAAAACTGCCTTTGAAGCTCTCCAGGTGAAGAAGGATCTTATGCACAGGCAGATCAGGAACCAG ATTAAATTAATAGAAACAGAGTTATTGCAGCTGACACAGCTGGAGTTAAAGAGGCAAGAACTGGACACAGAGACACTGCAG GAGGCGGTCATGGAGCAGCGCCAGGCACTcggctgcctcctgcagcagctgctcaaggAGAAGAAGCAAAGGGAGGAAGAACTGCAACAAATCCTG ctggaaatggaGGCAAAGAGCGAAACCAAGCAGGAGAACTACTGGCTGATCCAGTACCAGCGCCTGCTGAACCAGAAGCCCCTCTCCCTGAaactccag GagaagggtttggagcagcagctggtgaccctgctgctggagctctctgCTGAGCAGTACCTGCCAATCTTTGCTCACCACCGAATATCCCTGGAAACGCTCGGCACCATGAGTGCCAGTGACCTGGAGAAG CTCGGTGTGACAGAGGCTGGACTGCAGCGTGCCATCCTCAGGCGGGCTCAGGAGATCCTGGCTGTGGCCTCGACCATCCCAG AGCTGCGGAGGGCAGAGGACAGCGAGCTCCCTGCGGGCCCAGAGCCCAGCGCTCCCCTGGAGGAGCCCCCGGGCCCCGCGGCCCCCACGGCCCCACCGTGGGACGAGAAGAAGTCGGAGTGCGTTGTGTGCATGGAGCAGGAG ccccagatgattttcctgccctgtggccacgtctgctgctgccagggctgctgcgAGCGGCTCCACTCGTGTCCCCTGTGCCGCCAGGACATCGCCCAGCGCATCCGCATCTTCCACAGCGCCTAG
- the LRSAM1 gene encoding E3 ubiquitin-protein ligase LRSAM1 isoform X1, protein MVPVLQLRLASKHRPQDPSAFLCSDHLCPWTEAGSGLKMPLFSRKKKPSDEARKRLEYQMCLAKEAGADDSLDISRCELSEVPYGAFATCKVLQKKVLIIHTNNLTSLVPKSCSLLSLITVKVLDLHDNQLASLPADIGQLAALQVLNLERNLLKSLPQSIGDLAQLQVLNVKGNKLRALPGSVSGLRSLRALDVSGNELQELPRVLAHARSLQMLTLDASAMTYPPADICSAGTEAIQQFLCKECGIAYYPPSQYLLPTLESDGGGTSVDGVDRTVEKYLEEESEWQNKFLDYEKRKERKTQEKLEFERRLNVGQREQALLVQQLNSHKDEILQTVREEQQRLEQGLSKHQRCLEEERLKLLQQLKDTEQGIASRIQKLLEDNQRQIRSSDILKSLENERIRMEQLMAITQEETEQLRRREVASAMQQMLAETYKNKLLQLTSESRRQDLVSQACSSLAEMDQKFQQILAWQHLDQNKAVSQILQQIEMQKTAFEALQVKKDLMHRQIRNQIKLIETELLQLTQLELKRQELDTETLQEAVMEQRQALGCLLQQLLKEKKQREEELQQILLEMEAKSETKQENYWLIQYQRLLNQKPLSLKLQEKGLEQQLVTLLLELSAEQYLPIFAHHRISLETLGTMSASDLEKLGVTEAGLQRAILRRAQEILAVASTIPELRRAEDSELPAGPEPSAPLEEPPGPAAPTAPPWDEKKSECVVCMEQEPQMIFLPCGHVCCCQGCCERLHSCPLCRQDIAQRIRIFHSA, encoded by the exons ATg GTCCCAgttctgcagctcaggctggccAGCAAACACAGACCCCAGGATCCCTCAGCCTTTCTCTGCAGTGACCATCTGTGCCCCTGGACAGAGGCAGGGTCAGGGCTGAAGAtgcctctcttctccaggaagaagaaacccagCGACGAAGCTCGGAAGCGCCTCGAGTACCAAATGTGCCTG GCAAAAGAAGCTGGTGCTGATGACAGCCTTGACATATCCAGATGTGAGCTCTCAGAG gtTCCTTATGGGGCCTTTGCAACTTGCAAGGTCTTGCAAAAAAAG GTACTGATTATTCATACCAATAATCTGACATCCTTAGTTCCAAagtcctgcagcctcctgagtCTCATAACTGTGAAG GTTCTGGATCTGCATGACAACCAGCTGGCATCACTTCCTGCTGATATTGGTCAGCTGGCAGCTCTTCAG GTCCTAAACCTTGAAAGGAATCTTTTAAAAAGCCTTCCACAATCTATAGGAGACCTTGCACAGCTCCAGGTCCTCAATGTTAAAG ggaacAAGCTGAGGGCGCTGCCCGGGAGCGTGAGCGGCCTGCGGAGCCTGCGGGCTCTGGATGTCAGTGGGAacgagctgcaggagctgccccgggTGCTGGCCCACGCCCGCAGCCTGCAG ATGCTGACCCTGGATGCCTCTGCCATGACCTACCCACCCGCTGACATCTGCAGTGCAGGTACAGAGGCCATCCAGCAGTTCCTCTGCAAAG AGTGTGGAATTGCATACTACCCTCCCTCACAGTACCTGCTCCCCACGCTGGAGAGCGATGGAGGAGGAACTTCAGTGGATGGGGTGGACAGGACAGTAGAGAAGTACCTGGAAGAGGAGAGTGAGTGGCAG aacaaattCTTGGATTATGAGAAGAGGAAG gaaagaaagacaCAGGAGAAGCTGGAATTTGAGCGGCGCTTGAACGTGGGGCAGCGCGAACAGGCCCTGCTGGTGCAGCAGCTCAACAGCCACAAGGATGAGATCCTGCAGACAGTGAGAGAG gagcagcagaggctggagcagggtctgTCGAAGCACCAGCGCTGtttggaggaggagaggctgaagctgctgcagcagctgaaggacacagagcagggcatTGCCAGCCGGAtccagaagctgctggaggACAACCAGAG gcaaataCGAAGTTCAGACATTTTGAAGTCCTTGGAGAATGAAAG AATCAGGATGGAACAGCTGATGGCAATAACCCAGGAGGAGACGGAGCAGCTGCGCAGGAGGGAAGTGGCCT ctgccatgCAGCAGATGCTGGCCGAGACCTACAAGAACAAGCTCCTCCAGCTGACCTCCGAGTCTCGTCGGCAGGACCTTGTCAGCCAGGCCTGCTCCAG CCTAGCTGAGATGGATCAGAAGTTCCAGCAAATCCTGGCTTGGCAGCATCTGGATCAGAACAAAGCTGTCAGTCAGATCTTGCAGCAG ATTGAGATGCAGAAAACTGCCTTTGAAGCTCTCCAGGTGAAGAAGGATCTTATGCACAGGCAGATCAGGAACCAG ATTAAATTAATAGAAACAGAGTTATTGCAGCTGACACAGCTGGAGTTAAAGAGGCAAGAACTGGACACAGAGACACTGCAG GAGGCGGTCATGGAGCAGCGCCAGGCACTcggctgcctcctgcagcagctgctcaaggAGAAGAAGCAAAGGGAGGAAGAACTGCAACAAATCCTG ctggaaatggaGGCAAAGAGCGAAACCAAGCAGGAGAACTACTGGCTGATCCAGTACCAGCGCCTGCTGAACCAGAAGCCCCTCTCCCTGAaactccag GagaagggtttggagcagcagctggtgaccctgctgctggagctctctgCTGAGCAGTACCTGCCAATCTTTGCTCACCACCGAATATCCCTGGAAACGCTCGGCACCATGAGTGCCAGTGACCTGGAGAAG CTCGGTGTGACAGAGGCTGGACTGCAGCGTGCCATCCTCAGGCGGGCTCAGGAGATCCTGGCTGTGGCCTCGACCATCCCAG AGCTGCGGAGGGCAGAGGACAGCGAGCTCCCTGCGGGCCCAGAGCCCAGCGCTCCCCTGGAGGAGCCCCCGGGCCCCGCGGCCCCCACGGCCCCACCGTGGGACGAGAAGAAGTCGGAGTGCGTTGTGTGCATGGAGCAGGAG ccccagatgattttcctgccctgtggccacgtctgctgctgccagggctgctgcgAGCGGCTCCACTCGTGTCCCCTGTGCCGCCAGGACATCGCCCAGCGCATCCGCATCTTCCACAGCGCCTAG
- the LRSAM1 gene encoding E3 ubiquitin-protein ligase LRSAM1 isoform X3: MVPVLQLRLASKHRPQDPSAFLCSDHLCPWTEAGSGLKMPLFSRKKKPSDEARKRLEYQMCLAKEAGADDSLDISRCELSEVPYGAFATCKVLQKKVLIIHTNNLTSLVPKSCSLLSLITVKVLDLHDNQLASLPADIGQLAALQVLNLERNLLKSLPQSIGDLAQLQVLNVKGNKLRALPGSVSGLRSLRALDVSGNELQELPRVLAHARSLQMLTLDASAMTYPPADICSAGTEAIQQFLCKECGIAYYPPSQYLLPTLESDGGGTSVDGVDRTVEKYLEEESEWQNKFLDYEKRKERKTQEKLEFERRLNVGQREQALLVQQLNSHKDEILQTVREEQQRLEQGLSKHQRCLEEERLKLLQQLKDTEQGIASRIQKLLEDNQRQIRSSDILKSLENERIRMEQLMAITQEETEQLRRREVASAMQQMLAETYKNKLLQLTSESRRQDLVSQACSSLAEMDQKFQQILAWQHLDQNKAVSQILQQIEMQKTAFEALQVKKDLMHRQIRNQEAVMEQRQALGCLLQQLLKEKKQREEELQQILLEMEAKSETKQENYWLIQYQRLLNQKPLSLKLQEKGLEQQLVTLLLELSAEQYLPIFAHHRISLETLGTMSASDLEKLGVTEAGLQRAILRRAQEILAVASTIPELRRAEDSELPAGPEPSAPLEEPPGPAAPTAPPWDEKKSECVVCMEQEPQMIFLPCGHVCCCQGCCERLHSCPLCRQDIAQRIRIFHSA; encoded by the exons ATg GTCCCAgttctgcagctcaggctggccAGCAAACACAGACCCCAGGATCCCTCAGCCTTTCTCTGCAGTGACCATCTGTGCCCCTGGACAGAGGCAGGGTCAGGGCTGAAGAtgcctctcttctccaggaagaagaaacccagCGACGAAGCTCGGAAGCGCCTCGAGTACCAAATGTGCCTG GCAAAAGAAGCTGGTGCTGATGACAGCCTTGACATATCCAGATGTGAGCTCTCAGAG gtTCCTTATGGGGCCTTTGCAACTTGCAAGGTCTTGCAAAAAAAG GTACTGATTATTCATACCAATAATCTGACATCCTTAGTTCCAAagtcctgcagcctcctgagtCTCATAACTGTGAAG GTTCTGGATCTGCATGACAACCAGCTGGCATCACTTCCTGCTGATATTGGTCAGCTGGCAGCTCTTCAG GTCCTAAACCTTGAAAGGAATCTTTTAAAAAGCCTTCCACAATCTATAGGAGACCTTGCACAGCTCCAGGTCCTCAATGTTAAAG ggaacAAGCTGAGGGCGCTGCCCGGGAGCGTGAGCGGCCTGCGGAGCCTGCGGGCTCTGGATGTCAGTGGGAacgagctgcaggagctgccccgggTGCTGGCCCACGCCCGCAGCCTGCAG ATGCTGACCCTGGATGCCTCTGCCATGACCTACCCACCCGCTGACATCTGCAGTGCAGGTACAGAGGCCATCCAGCAGTTCCTCTGCAAAG AGTGTGGAATTGCATACTACCCTCCCTCACAGTACCTGCTCCCCACGCTGGAGAGCGATGGAGGAGGAACTTCAGTGGATGGGGTGGACAGGACAGTAGAGAAGTACCTGGAAGAGGAGAGTGAGTGGCAG aacaaattCTTGGATTATGAGAAGAGGAAG gaaagaaagacaCAGGAGAAGCTGGAATTTGAGCGGCGCTTGAACGTGGGGCAGCGCGAACAGGCCCTGCTGGTGCAGCAGCTCAACAGCCACAAGGATGAGATCCTGCAGACAGTGAGAGAG gagcagcagaggctggagcagggtctgTCGAAGCACCAGCGCTGtttggaggaggagaggctgaagctgctgcagcagctgaaggacacagagcagggcatTGCCAGCCGGAtccagaagctgctggaggACAACCAGAG gcaaataCGAAGTTCAGACATTTTGAAGTCCTTGGAGAATGAAAG AATCAGGATGGAACAGCTGATGGCAATAACCCAGGAGGAGACGGAGCAGCTGCGCAGGAGGGAAGTGGCCT ctgccatgCAGCAGATGCTGGCCGAGACCTACAAGAACAAGCTCCTCCAGCTGACCTCCGAGTCTCGTCGGCAGGACCTTGTCAGCCAGGCCTGCTCCAG CCTAGCTGAGATGGATCAGAAGTTCCAGCAAATCCTGGCTTGGCAGCATCTGGATCAGAACAAAGCTGTCAGTCAGATCTTGCAGCAG ATTGAGATGCAGAAAACTGCCTTTGAAGCTCTCCAGGTGAAGAAGGATCTTATGCACAGGCAGATCAGGAACCAG GAGGCGGTCATGGAGCAGCGCCAGGCACTcggctgcctcctgcagcagctgctcaaggAGAAGAAGCAAAGGGAGGAAGAACTGCAACAAATCCTG ctggaaatggaGGCAAAGAGCGAAACCAAGCAGGAGAACTACTGGCTGATCCAGTACCAGCGCCTGCTGAACCAGAAGCCCCTCTCCCTGAaactccag GagaagggtttggagcagcagctggtgaccctgctgctggagctctctgCTGAGCAGTACCTGCCAATCTTTGCTCACCACCGAATATCCCTGGAAACGCTCGGCACCATGAGTGCCAGTGACCTGGAGAAG CTCGGTGTGACAGAGGCTGGACTGCAGCGTGCCATCCTCAGGCGGGCTCAGGAGATCCTGGCTGTGGCCTCGACCATCCCAG AGCTGCGGAGGGCAGAGGACAGCGAGCTCCCTGCGGGCCCAGAGCCCAGCGCTCCCCTGGAGGAGCCCCCGGGCCCCGCGGCCCCCACGGCCCCACCGTGGGACGAGAAGAAGTCGGAGTGCGTTGTGTGCATGGAGCAGGAG ccccagatgattttcctgccctgtggccacgtctgctgctgccagggctgctgcgAGCGGCTCCACTCGTGTCCCCTGTGCCGCCAGGACATCGCCCAGCGCATCCGCATCTTCCACAGCGCCTAG